In the genome of Deltaproteobacteria bacterium, the window TCTTCCCGATGTCATGGAGTGCACCTGCCCTCTCTATGTCGGCCACCTCTTCGGGGCCTAGGTTCATCTGGCGGGCTATGCTCACCGAATATCTCTGGACACTCTCTGAATGACCGGCCGTATACCGGTCCTTGGCATCGAGGGCCAAAGCCAGAGACTTCATGGTCGCAAAATAACTCTCCTGTAGTTTGATGCCCTTTATCTGGTTGTTGATGGCCACTGAGGCGGTGTCCGCGATAAAGTCGAGATTCCTGAGGTCCAGGGCTGTGTATGGTTGGTCACCGAACCGGTTGGTCACGTTGATGATACCCAAAGGGGTGGTCTGACTCTTCAGGGGCGCCTGCATCAAGGGGAAGCTGATAAGCGCCTTGTATCTCGAGAACTGCTCCGCCTCTGATTTGATGGTCGAAATATCGTCGATTCTCAGCGCCTTTTGGGTCTCCAGGACTCTACCGGCAATCGCCTCTCCCCTGGCCACCCTGGTGTTGCGGATGATCTCCTCCTCCAGCCCAACCGCTGTCGCAATGGTGAGGTACTCCTGTTTCTCATCGAGAAGCATGATGGAGACCCGTTCGCTCACCATGAAATCGGCCACGAACTCCACAATCGATTCTAGGACCGCTTCGAGACTGTCAAGGGAGTTGAGCCGGTTGGCAAAACGGTAGATGTCTCGGAGAGTGCGGGTCTGTTCCTGGACGCGGATTTCAAGGTTTTCTTTTTCCGCCCTGACCCTGTCGGTGAGTTCCTTTTTCTCCAAGGCCCGTTTGACCGTATTGAGCAGGGTTTCCTTGTCAAAGGGCTTGATAATATAATCATAGGCCCCGGCCTTGATACAGGACTGGGCCGTGTCGAGGGACGGCGCGCCGGTAATCATGATTACAGGAACATCGTCACGCTGGACGTCCTTGATCTTCTGAAGGAGCTCCACACCGTCCATCTCCTCCATCCGTATATCGGAGATGACGGTATCGAAGGGATGGGACCGGAATTCCTGGAGCGCTTCCGATGCCTTTCCGACACAGCGTACATCGTAGCCCTCCCTGGTGAGCCGTTTCTGGATGGTCCTCCGGATGGTCTCCTCGTCGTCCACCACCAGAATCCGTTTCAGATTCGGCGATTCTTCAAGCATTTTCGGGCTCCTCCTCAGAGACTGGCAATTCTATGATCGCCGTGGTGTATTCCCCTTCCTTGCTCTCAAATCGCATCTTCCCCCCGTGCTGCTGGATGATATTGTAGCTGATACTCAGGCCCAGTCCCGTCCCCTTGCCGTGCGGCTTGGTTGTGAAGAAGGGCAGACATACCTTATCAAGATCCTTCTCGGGTATCCCGATGCCCCGGTCAGTGAGTTTGATCCGGACAAAGGTTTTCCCTTGGATCAAAGCCTGCTCAGACCGGATCGTCATGATCTTGTTCTCGTCCCGTCCCGGGTATTTCTCGTTAAGGGCGTGACGAGCATTGGTGAGGAGATTGATGAGGACCTGCTCTATCTGGTTGTAGCTCGCACGAAGGGGAGGAAGGCTTCCGTCCGTCTCTTTGACGATCTTTATGTGGTCGAGCTCTATGTGGTGGCCTGTGAGATTGAGGGCGGATTCGATCACCTCTTTGACGTCAAAGACCGAGACTTCTTCGGATCCCTTCTGACGAGAGAAGTTGAGAAGATCCCGGACGATGGTCTTTATCCGCTGGCTATTACGGACGATCTCCTGAATCTCTTCCTGACGCTCCTGATCGTCTGCGGGAATCTCTTCCTGGAGAAACTCCGCATTGCTGAGGATCCCTGACAGGGGATTATTGATTTCATGCGCCACCCCGGCTGCAAGCTCCCCCAGGGAGGCCATCTTGTCGGCCTGAATCAGCTGGAGCTGCATCTGCTTTTTCTCGGTCACGTCCCGGACAACACTGAGGTGTCCGATGACCCGGCCGTCCTCGTCCAGGAGTTTTGTGGTGACACACCACCCGTCAAAGGAGGAACCGTCCTTTTGCCGAAAGGAGACCTCTCCTTCCCAGCGATCCTCCGAATCGCCCCCTTTTCTCATATAGGCAAGAAGAGAGGGGTCCGTATCCGAGGCAAAGAGTATCTCCACGGATTTTCCCACGATAACCTCCCTGGGATAGCCGAACATCTTTTCGCTGCTCTGGCTCCAGAGAGTGACCATACCATCCACATCGGTCGTCAGAATCGCATCGTCGGCAGCAAGAAAGACTTTTCGCAGGTGTTCCTCCGATTTCCTTAGCGAAGCGACCATCTCGTTATAGGCGTGCACGAGTTGGTTGAATTCGTCCTGGGTCGTCACCTCGATGCTTTTGGTGAAGTCCCCCTGGGCGACCGACTGGACACCGGCAGTCAGCTTCTTGAGAGGATACTCGATCGTACGGGCCAGGATGATGCCTGAGATGCAAGCGATCAGCCCTCCCACGATGACGGCCCAGCGCATCTTGTTGAGGGCATTGCGAACCTGTCCCACCGTGAGGACCCTCCGGGCCTTGAGGGGGTGGTGCTCCTCGGCCAGATGGAGACTCGTCCTGAGTGAATCTATAAAGCTGTGGAAGTAGTTCCCCTTGAGCGACCGGTTCATGTCGACTGAGCCCATTTCAAGGGCGAAAAAACCGGTAATGATTACCAAGAGGAAGGTAAAAACCTGGATGATAAGGAACAGGCGCAGCCCGGTAAGTCTCTTCCCTTTCATGGGTCGGATTCCTCTCCTGAGGTTGTGTGGTGAGTATATGATCCATGTCCCTGCCGTGTCAATTCAGAGGCTCCCCTCCGTCACGGAAGCAACGGGAGGCGGCGAACCCTTGCCTCTCCGGTTGGCCCCCGCGCCGGGGTTCTGTGCGTCCTTTGCCAGGCGTTTGCAAAAAGACTGCCAAGGTGGTAGGGTGTTCCCTGTTTGGTCGGGGGGTTCGTATCCGGTGCCACACGGGTCGGACCCTTTCACGGAGAGCCAGGCAGAGGGGATAACCTCCGGCCTGTCTGGTCACACTTTCAGAGTCATAAGGAGGGGAAAGCGGGCGATGGCATTCCCGAGGATTCTGGTTGTCGAAGATGACGCCAGCATGGGATTTCTCCTGTGTGAGGCCATGGGCAAAGAAGGGTATGAGGCCCTTGTCGTCTCCACCGGAGAGGAGGCCCTTTCCAGGCTCAACCATGAGGACTTCGACCTGGTCATTCTCGATCTCAGGCTCCCCGGTATGAGCGGGATGGATGTCCTGGTTAACCTGAAGAAAACCCACCCGGATCTGACGGTCATCATGGTTACCGCCCACGGTTCCAAGGACGTTGCTCTCGAGGCTATCCGCGCAGGTGCCTACGACTATTTCACCAAGCCTTTTGAGATCGATGAGATGCGTACCGTTGTCCGTCGTGCCCTGGAAAAGGCCCGGCTCCAGGAGGAGGTTCGCCGCCTCAGACAGAGCATCGGAGAGAGGGAGAGGCTGCGGAACATAGTCGGCAAGAGCAAGGCCATGGAGGAGGTTCTCGAACTTGCCAAAGCCGTATTTGACAAGGACATGACCGTGCTGATCACGGGGGAGAGCGGGACCGGGAAGGAACTCATCGCAGAAGCAATCCATTACAACAGCCCCAGAAGGGCGGGACCTCTCGTGAAGCTGAACTGCGCGGCGATTCCTGAGAGCCTCATGGAGAGCGAGCTTTTCGGTTACGAAAGGGGGGCCTTTACAGGAGCAACCAGGCAGAAACCCGGGAAATTCGAAATAGCCGACGGCGGTACTCTCCTGCTCGATGAGATCGGCGACATGAGCTCCGCTACCCAGTCCAAGCTCCTGCGAGTTCTTCAGGAGCAGGAGTTCGAGCGGGTGGGAGGGGTTTCGCCGGTAAGGGTGGACGTTCGTATCATCGCTTCAACCAACCGCGACCTGACTCGCGCGGTTCGGGAAGGGAAGTTCCGTGA includes:
- a CDS encoding response regulator — its product is MLEESPNLKRILVVDDEETIRRTIQKRLTREGYDVRCVGKASEALQEFRSHPFDTVISDIRMEEMDGVELLQKIKDVQRDDVPVIMITGAPSLDTAQSCIKAGAYDYIIKPFDKETLLNTVKRALEKKELTDRVRAEKENLEIRVQEQTRTLRDIYRFANRLNSLDSLEAVLESIVEFVADFMVSERVSIMLLDEKQEYLTIATAVGLEEEIIRNTRVARGEAIAGRVLETQKALRIDDISTIKSEAEQFSRYKALISFPLMQAPLKSQTTPLGIINVTNRFGDQPYTALDLRNLDFIADTASVAINNQIKGIKLQESYFATMKSLALALDAKDRYTAGHSESVQRYSVSIARQMNLGPEEVADIERAGALHDIGKIGIPDAIINKPGRLTQEEFQKIKEHPAIGEQMILPIPFLSSVRGIIRHHHERFDGSGYPDGVKGEEIELGARIMAVADTFDAMTSDRPYRKALTTKEALAELNRCRDTQFDPQVVRAFEQVIEKEEHDKAGE
- a CDS encoding PAS domain S-box protein; protein product: MKGKRLTGLRLFLIIQVFTFLLVIITGFFALEMGSVDMNRSLKGNYFHSFIDSLRTSLHLAEEHHPLKARRVLTVGQVRNALNKMRWAVIVGGLIACISGIILARTIEYPLKKLTAGVQSVAQGDFTKSIEVTTQDEFNQLVHAYNEMVASLRKSEEHLRKVFLAADDAILTTDVDGMVTLWSQSSEKMFGYPREVIVGKSVEILFASDTDPSLLAYMRKGGDSEDRWEGEVSFRQKDGSSFDGWCVTTKLLDEDGRVIGHLSVVRDVTEKKQMQLQLIQADKMASLGELAAGVAHEINNPLSGILSNAEFLQEEIPADDQERQEEIQEIVRNSQRIKTIVRDLLNFSRQKGSEEVSVFDVKEVIESALNLTGHHIELDHIKIVKETDGSLPPLRASYNQIEQVLINLLTNARHALNEKYPGRDENKIMTIRSEQALIQGKTFVRIKLTDRGIGIPEKDLDKVCLPFFTTKPHGKGTGLGLSISYNIIQQHGGKMRFESKEGEYTTAIIELPVSEEEPENA
- a CDS encoding sigma-54-dependent Fis family transcriptional regulator, coding for MAFPRILVVEDDASMGFLLCEAMGKEGYEALVVSTGEEALSRLNHEDFDLVILDLRLPGMSGMDVLVNLKKTHPDLTVIMVTAHGSKDVALEAIRAGAYDYFTKPFEIDEMRTVVRRALEKARLQEEVRRLRQSIGERERLRNIVGKSKAMEEVLELAKAVFDKDMTVLITGESGTGKELIAEAIHYNSPRRAGPLVKLNCAAIPESLMESELFGYERGAFTGATRQKPGKFEIADGGTLLLDEIGDMSSATQSKLLRVLQEQEFERVGGVSPVRVDVRIIASTNRDLTRAVREGKFREDLFFRINVIRIHIPSLRERKEDIPLLVEHFLDILRKRYQKRIERVSEEAMNLMVNYPWPGNVRELENSLQRAVVLARDSVIRASNLPPEIQGQGKNGLAGLPDLGDGGLLSEKMEGLVQEVEKRVILEALDRAGGRRDKAARLLNLSLKTLYNKMKKYGLLRKGKKSSEGNYM